One Cucurbita pepo subsp. pepo cultivar mu-cu-16 chromosome LG20, ASM280686v2, whole genome shotgun sequence genomic window carries:
- the LOC111783250 gene encoding phenolic glucoside malonyltransferase 2-like, with protein MSKRNQICEPNNNFITSNQFMSSSSISKLMEGTTTVKIIEISKVAPPPPEASRAAVVPSSLPLTFFDMLWLRFHPVQRLFFYESPSNDISFIDEIVPKLKTSLALTLRHYLPLAGNLVWLPHSDVPTIEFVDGDGVSLTVAESGADFYQLSGNGFREASEFHPLVPLLPASHDRAAVIAIQVTTFQSKGFSIGITNHHAILDGLTSTSFIKSWAQICMDQSSVPIANLMPFYDRSVIDDPKGLAKIYARAWLNQDGPNNRSLNLKLPKTNPRLIRSTFEFTHQNLQKLKQWVLKKNDEQMSSFVVAMAYLCVCTAKLEGLRDGNLFFVFSADVRSRLRPAVPLNYFGNCVVGSFLSFERIELLGENGIALACEQLSKAIKNLGGGGALKGAENLGTIMSEVTNDYSKIQPIGLAGSPRFGVYSADFGWGKPMKVEIVSAESPLVFSLSDSRNSDVGMEIGVVKEREQMETFVALFNEGFEAL; from the exons ATGTCAAAGAGAAACCAAATTTGTGAACCCAACAATAATTTCATAACCTCAAACCAATTCATGTCATCTTCCTCCATCTCAAAACTCATGGAAGGAACAACAACTGTGAAGATAATTGAGATCTCTAAAGTGGCTCCTCCGCCCCCGGAGGCGTCACGTGCGGCGGTTGTGCCATCGTCTCTTCCTCTCACCTTCTTCGACATGTTATGGCTGAGGTTCCATCCAGTCCAACGCCTTTTCTTTTACGAGTCACCGTCTAATGATATATCTTTTATTGACGAAATTGTTCCGAAGCTCAAAACCTCTCTTGCTCTCACTCTTCGCCATTATCTTCCTCTGGCTGGCAACCTCGTTTGGCTTCCACACTCCGACGTTCCGACCATCGAGTTTGTCGATGGGGATGGCGTTTCTCTGACGGTAGCCGAGTCCGGAGCTGACTTTTACCAACTTTCCGGCAATGGGTTCAGGGAAGCTTCTGAATTTCATCCTCTTGTCCCACTCTTGCCTGCTTCTCATGATCGTGCTGCAGTGATTGCTATTCAG GTCACCACATTTCAAAGCAAAGGGTTTTCCATTGGAATAACCAATCACCATGCAATTCTTGACGGATTAACCTCAACTTCATTTATCAAATCGTGGGCTCAAATTTGCATGGACCAATCATCTGTTCCAATCGCCAACCTAATGCCATTCTATGACAGGTCGGTTATTGATGATCCAAAAGGTCTTGCCAAAATCTATGCAAGGGCATGGCTGAACCAAGACGGACCCAACAACAGGAGCTTGAACCTTAAACTACCCAAAACTAATCCTCGTTTAATCCGAAGCACTTTTGAGTTCACACACCAGAACCTGCAGAAGCTAAAGCAATGggttttgaagaagaatgatgaGCAGATGTCTTCATTTGTAGTGGCAATGGCTTATCTTTGTGTATGTACAGCCAAGTTGGAAGGTTTAAGAGatggaaatttgtttttcGTGTTTTCTGCTGATGTTAGATCTCGTTTAAGGCCAGCGGTGCCTTTGAATTACTTTGGAAATTGCGTGGTTGGTagttttctttcctttgaaAGAATTGAGCTTTTGGGTGAAAATGGCATAGCTTTGGCATGTGAACAGCTCTCGAAAGCTATTAAGAATttaggaggaggaggagcttTAAAGGGAGCAGAAAATTTGGGTACAATTATGAGTGAAGTGACCAATGATTATTCCAAAATACAACCCATTGGCCTTGCTGGGTCACCTAGATTTGGAGTTTATAGTGCAGATTTTGGATGGGGAAAGCCAATGAAGGTGGAAATAGTGTCAGCTGAATCACCATTAGTGTTTTCTTTGAGTGATAGCAGAAATAGCGATGTGGGAATGGAGATtggagtggttaaggagaggGAGCAAATGGAAACTTTTGTTGCTCTGTTTAATGAAGGTTTTGAAGCTCTTTGA